One genomic segment of Choristoneura fumiferana chromosome Z, NRCan_CFum_1, whole genome shotgun sequence includes these proteins:
- the LOC141430710 gene encoding uncharacterized protein — protein MARNPILIVSDTLLAGFIGSGIVRGLIKQHDNVPDGVPNSLSASGLLAHTITLKLEFDHASSEFVAAEVMQRNSAKTPTVPRECLLRHDNQQVAGQTLRTAGADLRTSCFSHGQLYVACSSVTSCTELFVLLPAGETHNVVYREILH, from the exons ATGGCTCGGAACCCTATCCTGatcgtgtctgacacgctcttggccggttttatcgGTAGCGGCATAGTTCGAGGACTG ATTAAGCAACATGACAACGTACCCGATGGAGTTCCAAACTCCTTGAGTGCATCAGGACTCCTAGCACACACGATAACCCTGAAGTTGGAGTTCGATCATGCTTCTTCGGAATTTGTCGCCGCCGAAGTTATGCAACGGAACTCGGCTAAAA CGCCTACAGTTCCTCGTGAGTGTCTGCTTCGCCATGACAATCAACAAGTCGCGGGGCAGACGCTGCGCACCGCCGGCGCAGACCTGCGCACGAGCTGCTTCTCGCACGGGCAGCTCTATGTGGCGTGCTCGAGCGTCACCAGCTGCACGGAGCTGTTCGTGCTGCTGCCCGCCGGGGAGACTCACAATGTCGTGTACAGagaaatattacattaa